In Papaver somniferum cultivar HN1 chromosome 9, ASM357369v1, whole genome shotgun sequence, the genomic stretch AATCTTCCATTTATGTCATTTGATATTGGTGTGGCAGCATCTTCGTCTTCGTTCTCTGCTCCACCTATTGGTATTGGTAATGGATCATTTGATGATGAACTTCCTTTGTTAGAAGAACTTGGTATTAATACACGTCAGATTTGGCGTAAAACGGTATCCATTATGAACCCGTTTAGAGTTGATTCAAATCTTTATGAAGATTCAGATTTATCAGGTCCGTTTATATTTCTAATGGCATTTGGTTTATTTCAATTACTTGCTGGGAAGTTACATTTTGGGATTTTGTTAGGATGGGTTTCGGTTGCTTCGCTTTTCTTATACGTCGTGTTTAATATGTTAGCGGGGAAAAATGGGAATTTGGACTTGTATCGTTGTTTGAGTCTTCTTGGTTACTGTATGTTTCCGATTGTGATACTTTCAGCATTCTCATTGTTTATCCCACAAGGTTGGAATGGTATTTTTGTTATTACCGGAGTGTTTGTGTTATGGTCGACTAGAGTTTGCACTCGACTTCTCGTGGAACTTGCTTCCTGTGGTGATGAACATAAGGGATTGATAGCGTATGCTTGTTTCTTGATTTACATGTTATTTTCTTTCTTGGTAATATTCTGATTATATCTATGGGTTTGTTGTTACTGGCATAATATTTTATGTCTCTTCATGAGAATATTGTAAGCGTAAGCTGCAACTTTCCTTGATgttcctctttctttctttcttgatgTAATCAATTATGTAGAAAGGCTGCTTGGTGATCAATCAGTAAACCACTATACTTAATTTTCCAAATTTATAGCTTGAATTTCAGAATTGTACTTGCTCTGTGGGTCGAACCTTTTACCTTACGACTAGTGTTGTTGGAACATTTGACCTTTAAAAATGGAATTGCATCTTAGTAATACCCCTGTAGATAAAGCACTTGGGAGATGTATCATCAGAATTGCACcggaccaatgtagttaatatcggttaTGGTTTATTTCGGTCGGGACCGATACGCTGGTACGACTTTATATCGGGAATAGTATAATATCGGTTTCAAATTttaagactataattttatagcaGACATTTTCTTCACACATTTTCTATTAAGATATAACAGATACCATCAGTTTTATCAAAAACACGaaagagtaacttcaataactttaaagttcTCTACCTAAAATGATATTGAGAAGAAGAACATGAATTGTTGAACTAAATTTTTGAAGAGCGTGCTCTCTTTtcctttcacttctgtttttcgGCTGAAGAACATTTCATTTTGGATTGAGTTTTAGGGATTTATCCCTTTCCTTGTATGAAAAACCTAAAATACCCTTGGATCTTTACCTAAAACGACTAAAAAAATCGATACCCGGATTATCGTGAAAATTTTGTATCAGCTAAAATAGCCTCTATCTGTTGAGGTGGGTAAGACTAGTTGTGCCAATACAGTGAAGGTTTTAGTTCGGATTTGGTGAATCAAAATTATTAGATGCATCCCAATTTAAGCACCAACTTTACAATTACTTACCCCACTATATACACATTTTTCTTCGGTGTGTAATAACTTTACCCCAAAGGTGAAGCGACGAAAATAATTAGTTATGAGTCCTTCACAGTTTCAGATTACTATGGCTGGTATCCAGCCTTTAAGTGGCTCAGATTAGGTAAAGTGGAAGTCGCAAGTCGATATAGTTCTAGGGCGTTGGAATTTCAATATTACTTTATGGGAACCAAAGTCGCCAGAACTTACAGATGACTCTACAAATTTTCAGAAGAAGGTACATCTCAAGTGGGAAAAAGCAAACAGAATGTCTATTCTTATCATTCGTGGGGATATACACGATGTTATCCAAGGAGGAATCCCAGTTAAAGAGAAAACCACAGAACTAATGGAGGTGATTGAGTGGTAGTTTATGGGATGTACAAAGTCTTTGATTAATACTCACTTAACTCAGTTATCTTCTATAATAAGGGAAAACATATAAGACATTACATACTTCAAATGGAAGACCATACGGGATATGTTTCTACGTTAAGATATGTTTCTACGGTGCATCAAGCAATAGTATATATATAATTCTCTTCCAAAACTGTTTGAGGCATTTAAACTAAACTACAATACTTATGATATGAAGTAGGATGTAAATGAATTGATTACTCACTGCGTAAAAGAGGATGATAGACTTCTACATGAAACATTAGATTATGTATATACAGTACAACATTCAGCTGCCTTAGGTCCCACAAAGTAGAACTTCAAAGCATCACTATCAGCAGATAAATAAAATGGGTTGCCAGATGAAAGCAAGGTTCAACTGGTTCTTATCTTGTAAGTAAGTAGGATCTCTATGAGTTGTCCTTGTCATTCAGCACAAGGTTTAGCTTAATGTGAAACCTTAAAGTTTATAGACATCCTGGAATTATGTATGCCCATGAAATTTATTATTAAGGACAATGGCCCGTTTAGTGTTGTGATTATAgcagggacgggcctagcaaggggctaaTCCGGGATATAGCCCGTTCCTTAATTTGGTTAAATTATGAACCATtatttttagggaccatggtttttgggggaccatggtcttattaggccaacttccctatacttataagggtgtcctaaagttaggtaaatacgcatttatcctttactttaatttaaattaaaactaacctaataactatataaatttaatcatatatatctaatctaaatgaatctattaaccaaatcAATAGCCCGTTCCTtagttaataaaaaaaattagttttgaaaaaaaaattattctcttcttctctctttccttgaagtTCCTCGTCCGATTGAAAAATTagtattaaccatcaaaatgagttgaaaatggaagttgcggagagaagttcggctaggaattatgtgaaaaactttgtcgaactaaccgaacctaatggaaatgatgaacatgaagaacggttAGGCTATTACGCAAAAGAAAaatcccaaccgaaccttagttttTACatcgcaaaaaacatttcccaaccgaactaaggtagttcggttagttgcaaaaaaacatttcccaaccgaaccctcataattcggttagttgcaaaacacatttcccaaccgaaccttagttcggttatttcgcaaaATATTTCCCAATTGTACAACAGTTTGGTTAGTTgcgaaaaacatttcccaaccgaactaaggtagttcggttagttgcaaaaaacatttcccaaccaaaCTCATCAAAACCTTCATTAAAAgagagttcggctacctgtgtattttggatttattaacAAAGTTCGATTAAATGTTCATCATATAATATAACCGAACTATTTGAGATTTTTTCTTATGATTTCCATTTTAAAGATATTGTAGGTCATTTATAGCAACATTAACTAAGTTAAAAGCATACCTCAACACCAAAAGAAAGTTTTTTGTCCATATTAActgatctcaaaaaaaaaaaaaatctccatcttctttttttttcttctactactttaatcactcaataattctacttcttttaaaaaacaaaaatcatctATTAATCTAACCTTAATCAATGATTAATtatactaatcattacactaaaaTAATCAAGAAgataattttggtattaatataaatatatgGATAAGAGGTGTCCTCATATTACTTCAAATAACTTGCCCAAATAAAATGATGGTCCCCTCCAAAAAAAGAGTGGTGCCCAAAAAACGGTTCTAAATTATGTACATTTGGTGGAAATAAATAGAAAATAGCCCAGCCATATTAAGCCCATACCAAATGTATGTTATCAGAATAAGCCCAAAAACGGAAATCATCGATAGTCTAAGAAAATGTGGTGTGTATGTATGTGGGCTAAAGAGCGGTCGAGATCGTCCGGAAATTTGGATGGTATAGATTATACCTTGGCCCGACTCGACTCTACTAAATATGTTgtaaaaagatttttaacttcgcTAGATATCCTAAATCATTGGACGATACCCGCATTCAATGTAGAAAAATAAAAGCCTACGACAATCTCCCAGGACAACCAAAACTCTTATCTCTCCTCTATTTTGCTCGACTTTACTTTCCGGACACCCAAAACACATTCCTAAGAAGTATTCCCTTTCCTAATCCAACAAAAATtcctaacaaaaaaaaacttttcttaatCTATGCGATTTCAGGGTTAATAAATACCATGAATTCCATTGAAATTTAAATAACAAAACAAGCTCTCTTGAATGTTCTTCTAACCTATCGTTCAACACCACTGAAACTGAAATAACGTAACAAGTTTCATTGATTGAAATATTCAGGAAATATGAGGTATGACCAttagattttacaaaatattTCAGATTCGTTTAGACATGTTATTGGTATGCTTTTTAATCACCCTGATTTCAGGACACCACAAACTCCAGCAGCAACTATTGGTAGAAGGCTACCACAAACTCTTCTTCAACCTATATGTCAAGTATCAAAACCAAGTTATTATCATGTAAGTGAAGAATTAAACAAATACACCTTATAAACTAAGATATATTGGAGATTACTATGAATTGTTTTCGTCTAATTTTTTCTTGGCAGATAATTGAGGACTCAATCAGCGAGAATTCAATCAGCGATGCACAACAGAACCAACTTGTAATTCAAAGAAGCAAAGTACTGACTTATCTTACAAAGAATCTCTATTTATTTAATGTACAATAATAAGTTTATGAAACTCTTACCATAAATTTACAGAAAAGGCTTCGATTGGCTCAACAAGAGTGGCGTCAAAAAGAATCAAGCGGAGAGCCAAACACCAAGCCATCTACAGTAATTATATTTGATCAATCTACTACATAAGTTTATGAATCTTGGCGAAAAAAACTTACTAATGCAATTGTAATTGAGTTAACAGGAAAGACTACAATTAAGCCAACAAGAGAGGCGCATAAAAGAATCAAATGGACTGCCAAAAAGAGAGCCATCTAGAGTAATATTCTTTAGATAACTTAACTAACACATATAATTCAgatgattacttttatatatacCGAAACTAACACATATATGGTAGGTGCAATCCATCGCACAAAGAGCACGTCAGGAacgcaaaagagaagaaaatttaaaaatgaaTCAAAGACAGCATGATGTGGTTCACAATGGTCATCCTGATGAAATTCAAATAACAAAAGGAATGCAAGATGAGGAATCAgtacaaaaaagaaaacaaagggCAACACAAATTCAGGCAAGTTAATAACTACAATGATAATTAATTAGTAATGTTTTTATACTTAACACTGATTTTCTTAAGAAGTTTTTTTGAGTCAATGTAGCAATCTTGGTGCAAGCGACAAAAATCATTAACACAGTCAGAAATAATATTCGGAGAAACAACAAATACAAACGTTGATACTATCTATCCTGAAGAGGTAATATTAAGAAAATAGCAACAAAAATTCAAACACTGAACATCTTTTAAACTTGACTCATCATATGAAGTTAatatataaaatattaatttatatGTTATTCATTGCAGATCAATACTTTACAAATGGAAAGAAATCATCATGTGAATGTTACAGATATATCCATCGAATCTACCAACTCTGAAAATTCCATTGTAAATGATATTGAAATGTAGTATTGAAAAATATAACCTCTAAGTTTAGTAATATTTGCATTAGtgatttaatgatttttatttttatgtttaaaTAGGTCTATTCCGACAGCAGACTCATCAGATGAATACACTGATCACTACGACTCATCAGATGAAAAAAGTGACGATGATAGGCAAGTAATAACTACAACAGCGAATAATAAACATACAACTAGACGTAGAATTAATCGCGATGGAAGAAATTACCTgggaaaaatggatgttcaatgCCCAAATTGCAAAGCTTTGCATTGGATCGATGAGAAGTCAAGTGATTCGTCCCTCAAGCAACCTAAATTTGTCACATGTTGTCACAAAGGAAAAGTTCGTTTACCACCACTGTGTGAATCCCCAACGGCTATAAAATAATTACTCGAAGGGTCCAAAGACTTTCgtaaaaaaatcagaaattatAATGCAACAAATGCATAAACCAGTCTCTGATGCAAATATGACACAAGAGTCCCGAAAGGAAAAGGTCCATGGTGCTTTTCTATACATGGTGAATTACGACATACGTCTGGATCTCTGATGCTGAAAGAAGTAGTTGATCTTGTGTATTCCCAGCTTTACATATATGATCCATCTCATGCATTATCTATAAGGGAAACCAGGAATCAGTATTTAAATAAAGATACTCTTAAGATAATTCAAGATACTCTGTTGCAGCATAATATTTTTTTATCCGAAGTTTCTTCATGCATATGAGATATTAAAAAATGTGATAGCAAACTCTCCggtatagggtggttatgactaccgcatacaactttctccaaaaaccacctttttgccgcgttccttttaaattgaagcttgaaggggcatcgGGTCTTCTTAGTGAACGTAGTTTGCTTCCTCTTTGCCTTTGCTACTTGCACGGTATCCTTTTTTGCATGACTTCTATGttgtccactacactcgcaaaccatttgaaaggcacTTTTACTAGTGGTGccattacaaactatgatacacataatcaacttgcctcgttctctagcccaatgctttgcatcatctttttcctcccatgtctcctcggttaaatagtgagAGCTAGAATCTTGGGTGAGAAGTTGatttgctaaaggttgttcatccattaggGGAGGTACATCCACGATCTGGACAACAATATACCCACATTAGTCTAAAAAGGCAACAAAACGAAAACATATATAAAGCTACGGTTGGACACGACACAGGAAACACCAACCGTAACGgagatacggttggtaactacaaTCATTTAGAAACCGTAACTTAACTCCGGTTGATAATGGTCCTCCAGTAACAAACCGTAAATAgggtgaaatgaaaatgaaaaatagaCAGAGAAATATACGGTTGGTAAAAACACAGATAACAAACCGTAACCAAGTTACTGTTGGTCTCGATTTACACATTACCAACCGTAAAAAGTGCAGTAAATACTGCCATGCACatgatgagttacggttggtaaccactgAAGGACATATCCAACCGTACTGGGCTTACGGTTTGTCCCGAAAATTTTCTACCAACCGTAGCTGGTAATACGTTTTggtttttccccaaattgaaccagttacggttggtattggaTACTTTACGAAATGTAACATACAGTTACGGTTGGTACTagctaattaccaaccgtaagttcttctgaaatttttaaaaatttgattttttttacgttctttagagaattttaagcaacaaaaagctattgggaactagtttagaagtatacctggtgaTTTTCAGTGctgggttcttcactttgttgggtattccttcaattggttgagattgaccttcactatgggttaaaacatctctaccatctaacaaatactccatatcaggatctccatcaagaggtatgtagtatttgttttctttatcgtatagagattcacccatctcaaaccactagaatcactcattttggttgagtgaatcaatatctagggtttcacaaatatcacataagttttctttttcttctcctctaaattttttttataactctaaaaatctgattttagagttattataaatgaaaattaattagcaacactaatcttgattatcaatactaatcttgattatcatcactaatctagattattaataataagggttGATTAGTCATTTTCATATTTTTTGATAAAAGGCACTTGAATTACCACCTAATGatcctttttgtcttattagattTGCCGCCCCTCCAATGAAACCACCCGCACCTTTACCAGGATTGAATTAAAAAGAACACTTGATTGATGTCAACAACATCATTTAACTTCTAAAATATTGGTATGTTCTATCGTGAGCATTAAAAAATTCATCGTTAATTAGTTCATGGACGGGAAAGGAACAAGAAAAAAGTACATACAGATGATAAGAAAGGGAAGATATCTATGACCGAGGAACAAATTGATTTTGAGGAAGAGGCCCACAACCTCCTCTTCTCCATTCTCTCTTCAAACCCATGATCCATCCGTGTTCTACCGAGTATATCATGAACCAATTTCATCGATGCACCCTAAAATATATGACGTACactgaccttttttttttttccttcttctagaGTACCTTTATTGAGAGCAACTGTATTGTACAGAGAATTATTATAGCCAAATGACCAAGCATGGTGttcatgtttttttattttccgTGTCATTGTTGACTTCACAAGAGTGCACGGATTTGTGTCATTGTGGCATATCATTAACAATCGTGTGTGATTAACAATGTCGAATGTATTGTAATATAAAATGTCGTAGCATACAGAAACAATCCATGTTAGCCAATGGCCAATGAAATGAGTAGAGTTGCTAGCTAGAGAAACCCTATAACACCAAACTATCGACgaggttgagccggggccgtagaccccggtgatacctagtatgCTAACCTAAAATTCTGTTCGTTGAAGATTGTAATTGCTGCACAACTTAAACTTTGATGGCCCCTTGGAtttttcaatttctatttcaGCTTGTCAATCTAGGATTTTATGTTGCTGGTGAAAATGGGGTAGTTCCTTACAATATTTAAGGACTTCAATTTGGTTATGCCTTCTATTGGTCTATATCCCCAAACATGgcacaagacaagaaaaaaattTGGCGACCTTCGGCCTCCTTGCAGAAACTTGCATGTAGCCCTACCCAATAATATTTCCGGGGTCCGTCCCTGGATTATAGAAATGGCCAATGCATTCTATAAAATTTGTTTCTCTATGGTCCGGCAATAGAGTTTCACTTGAtc encodes the following:
- the LOC113308072 gene encoding protein YIPF5 homolog; this encodes MAKEFNVPPVVFPSGGNPGNSLNHRRTPVAPFTPPKNPNLPFMSFDIGVAASSSSFSAPPIGIGNGSFDDELPLLEELGINTRQIWRKTVSIMNPFRVDSNLYEDSDLSGPFIFLMAFGLFQLLAGKLHFGILLGWVSVASLFLYVVFNMLAGKNGNLDLYRCLSLLGYCMFPIVILSAFSLFIPQGWNGIFVITGVFVLWSTRVCTRLLVELASCGDEHKGLIAYACFLIYMLFSFLVIF